In Micromonospora sp. WMMA1363, a genomic segment contains:
- a CDS encoding nitrate- and nitrite sensing domain-containing protein: protein MLLGRLRIRNKLALLVVIPLLSMVGLAVPVVLDRIAVAQRAADIADRVRVASRIGSLVQDLQQERILSVGLLLGRVSPSELVQKSAAVDDRVADLRATRGESLPSEVAAALDEIRTLADLRAAVLAGTATPDEVMDAYGPVNLALIDSLRLPFTVDTNTAAGRQVLALDGLLRTDEALGACATLVVLVKATNDPAAIISYVASVAALQVDNLRFRSLITAEQYELARLNDAAVTARTSPDFLSRSLLDPVGAVRHVPLEALFRSAQSMITLGQFVEKKIVADVIAEVTAEQRRALTVAYLVGAAALLVLSLVLVLSVAVARTVARPLSRLTRSADRVARVAEAELTRVADDESETGQPVRLDPVDVRARDEIGDLARAFERVQTTAARLVERQVAGRRNVAQMFGHVGRRTQNLVGRQLALIDRLERQETDPARLEHLYRLDHISSRLRRNASSLVALSGSTGDDPHVAPVRLADVVRLALGEIEDYTRVDVQVPTGASVSPGTVGDLVLALAELMENATVFSPPHTRVVVGGELTGAGARLSVVDRGIGMTAERLYEENARLARRERLDLAPSEVLGLFVVGRLARRHGWAVHLAPTVGGGVTAQLELPPAALVPRPVGRAGATVARVVVPDRDRRSPAGSSPLTRQALAVRQGRSRVGDHAGGGVRRGGAAAPSGFDPVVLRRATRTVAAGESWDAFAVTKTQPEATGHTAYLEIGHTAYLEISAPAGPALPPGPASAPASPDPAAGLPLGPRAAPPGPRAAPPAASGHAAVPAGLTVAPAGPPPNRAPARVAPLVPGIRQRVPGASLPPAGPRVGPADAVGADPAAARELVEAVESGVRRAELAHPHSAPPTPGGPSGAGPAGASPTYGRPRLTRRVPGAGLTSTPVRLPASHGPGDPAEVRDLITEFEAGVARALREVSPDRRDEEGSSR, encoded by the coding sequence ATGCTGCTCGGTAGGCTACGGATTCGGAACAAGCTGGCCCTGTTGGTGGTCATCCCGCTGCTCAGCATGGTGGGCCTGGCGGTGCCGGTGGTGCTCGACCGGATCGCCGTCGCCCAGCGCGCCGCTGACATCGCCGACCGGGTCCGGGTCGCCAGCCGGATCGGCAGCCTCGTGCAGGATCTGCAACAGGAGCGCATCCTGTCGGTCGGTCTGCTGCTCGGCCGGGTGTCCCCTTCCGAGTTGGTACAGAAGTCCGCCGCCGTGGACGACCGGGTCGCCGACCTACGGGCCACCCGCGGCGAATCGCTGCCGTCCGAGGTGGCAGCCGCCCTCGACGAGATCCGTACGCTGGCCGACCTGCGGGCCGCGGTGCTCGCCGGCACCGCCACCCCCGACGAGGTCATGGACGCGTACGGACCGGTCAACCTGGCCCTGATCGACTCGCTGCGGCTGCCGTTCACCGTGGACACGAACACCGCCGCGGGTCGTCAGGTGCTGGCGCTGGACGGGCTGCTGCGCACCGATGAGGCGCTCGGCGCCTGCGCCACACTGGTCGTGCTGGTCAAGGCAACCAACGACCCGGCGGCGATCATCAGCTACGTCGCCAGCGTGGCCGCCCTCCAGGTGGACAACCTGCGGTTCCGCAGCCTCATCACGGCGGAGCAGTACGAGCTGGCACGGCTCAACGACGCGGCGGTCACCGCGCGGACCAGCCCCGACTTCCTCTCCCGGAGCCTGCTCGACCCGGTGGGCGCGGTACGGCACGTGCCGCTGGAGGCGCTCTTCCGCTCGGCCCAGTCGATGATCACCCTCGGGCAGTTCGTGGAGAAGAAGATCGTCGCCGACGTCATCGCCGAGGTGACCGCCGAGCAGCGCCGGGCGCTGACCGTCGCGTACCTGGTCGGCGCAGCGGCTCTGCTGGTGCTGTCCCTGGTGCTGGTGCTCAGCGTGGCGGTCGCCCGGACGGTCGCCCGGCCGCTGAGCCGGCTCACCCGCTCGGCGGACCGGGTCGCCCGGGTCGCCGAGGCCGAGCTGACCCGGGTCGCCGACGACGAGTCGGAGACCGGTCAGCCGGTCCGGCTCGATCCGGTGGACGTCCGGGCCCGGGACGAGATCGGCGACCTGGCCCGCGCCTTCGAGCGGGTGCAGACAACCGCCGCGCGGTTGGTCGAGCGCCAGGTGGCCGGCCGACGCAACGTCGCCCAGATGTTCGGGCACGTCGGTCGCCGTACGCAGAACCTCGTCGGCCGGCAGCTCGCGCTGATCGACCGGTTGGAACGGCAGGAGACCGACCCGGCCCGGCTGGAACACCTGTACCGGCTCGACCACATTTCCAGCCGACTGCGCCGAAACGCGAGCAGCCTGGTGGCGCTCTCCGGCTCGACCGGCGACGACCCGCACGTCGCCCCGGTGCGGCTGGCCGACGTGGTCCGGCTGGCGCTCGGCGAGATCGAGGACTACACCCGGGTCGACGTCCAGGTCCCCACCGGGGCTTCGGTGTCGCCGGGCACCGTGGGCGACCTCGTTCTGGCCCTCGCCGAGCTGATGGAGAACGCGACCGTGTTCTCCCCGCCGCACACCCGGGTGGTGGTGGGCGGCGAGCTGACCGGTGCCGGCGCCCGGCTCAGCGTGGTGGACCGCGGCATCGGCATGACCGCGGAGCGGCTCTACGAGGAGAACGCCCGGCTGGCCCGGCGCGAGCGGCTGGACCTCGCCCCCAGCGAGGTGCTCGGGCTCTTCGTGGTGGGCCGGCTGGCCCGGCGGCACGGCTGGGCGGTCCACCTGGCGCCGACCGTCGGCGGCGGCGTCACCGCCCAACTCGAACTCCCACCGGCGGCCCTGGTACCCCGGCCGGTGGGCCGGGCCGGCGCCACGGTGGCCCGGGTCGTCGTGCCGGATCGGGATCGGCGCTCCCCCGCCGGTTCGTCCCCGCTCACCCGGCAGGCGCTGGCGGTCAGGCAGGGTCGATCACGGGTGGGTGACCACGCTGGAGGCGGGGTCAGACGCGGTGGCGCGGCGGCGCCGTCCGGCTTCGACCCGGTGGTGCTCCGCCGGGCCACCCGCACGGTCGCGGCAGGCGAGTCCTGGGACGCGTTCGCCGTTACGAAGACGCAGCCCGAGGCGACCGGCCACACCGCATACCTGGAGATCGGCCACACCGCATACCTGGAGATCAGCGCGCCGGCCGGCCCCGCGCTCCCGCCCGGCCCCGCATCGGCCCCCGCCTCGCCGGATCCGGCAGCGGGGCTACCGCTTGGGCCGCGCGCGGCACCGCCCGGGCCGCGCGCGGCACCGCCCGCCGCCAGCGGGCACGCGGCCGTCCCGGCGGGCCTGACGGTGGCTCCGGCCGGCCCGCCGCCGAACCGGGCGCCGGCTCGGGTCGCGCCCCTCGTGCCGGGCATCCGCCAACGGGTACCCGGCGCCAGCCTGCCGCCGGCCGGGCCGCGAGTCGGGCCCGCCGACGCCGTCGGCGCGGATCCGGCCGCCGCCCGGGAACTGGTCGAGGCCGTCGAGTCCGGGGTACGCCGGGCGGAGCTGGCCCATCCACATTCCGCGCCGCCCACCCCCGGTGGACCGTCCGGCGCGGGGCCGGCCGGGGCCAGCCCGACCTACGGGCGGCCCCGGCTGACCCGCCGGGTGCCCGGGGCGGGCCTGACCAGCACGCCGGTTCGCCTACCCGCGAGCCACGGCCCAGGAGACCCGGCCGAGGTCCGCGACCTCATCACCGAATTCGAGGCGGGCGTCGCCCGCGCTCTGCGTGAAGTCAGTCCAGACCGCCGCGACGAAGAGGGATCATCACGGTGA
- a CDS encoding roadblock/LC7 domain-containing protein: protein MTSPFLHDNVDHPAHAGTDVDLSPEARTFNWLLDSFTSSTAGVLEAIAVSSDGLLMAMSAIKDRSNAERLAAVVSGMTSLAGGAASWYALGGLNRVVIDMTEGYLLISAISSGSVLGVVADRSANLGTVAYEMTLFAGRAGGALTPHLIAELKNAVQR from the coding sequence GTGACCAGCCCTTTCCTGCACGACAACGTCGACCACCCGGCCCACGCCGGCACGGACGTGGACCTCAGCCCGGAGGCCCGCACCTTCAACTGGCTGCTGGACTCCTTCACCTCCAGCACCGCCGGGGTGCTGGAGGCGATCGCCGTTTCGTCGGACGGGCTGCTGATGGCCATGTCCGCGATCAAGGACCGGTCCAACGCCGAGCGGCTGGCGGCCGTGGTCTCCGGCATGACCAGCCTCGCCGGCGGGGCGGCCAGTTGGTACGCGCTCGGTGGGCTGAACCGGGTGGTCATCGACATGACCGAGGGGTACCTGCTGATCAGCGCGATCAGCAGCGGCTCGGTGCTCGGCGTCGTCGCCGACCGGTCGGCCAACCTCGGCACCGTCGCGTACGAGATGACACTCTTCGCCGGGCGGGCCGGTGGTGCGCTCACGCCCCACCTGATCGCCGAGTTGAAGAACGCCGTCCAGCGGTGA
- a CDS encoding DUF742 domain-containing protein, whose amino-acid sequence MIPDVAGEESGPPARIRPYLRVPALPGEPVAVGLPAAAGPEPDGPSGPRPFVLTAGRVTGADPAVGLETQVTARPAVEWTSPVARLTPESQGIVALCGSPISVAEISARMRMHFGVTRVLVGDLSAAGHLDIHVNGDDALDPDIILRVIDGLRAIS is encoded by the coding sequence GTGATCCCCGACGTCGCCGGCGAGGAGTCGGGCCCACCGGCCCGGATCCGTCCCTACCTGCGGGTGCCCGCCCTACCCGGTGAACCCGTCGCGGTGGGCCTGCCGGCGGCCGCCGGCCCGGAGCCGGACGGCCCCTCGGGCCCCCGGCCGTTCGTGCTCACCGCCGGCCGGGTGACCGGAGCCGATCCGGCGGTCGGACTGGAGACCCAGGTGACGGCCCGGCCGGCCGTGGAGTGGACGAGCCCGGTCGCCCGGCTGACGCCGGAGTCGCAGGGAATCGTCGCGCTCTGCGGCTCGCCGATCTCGGTCGCGGAGATCTCCGCCCGGATGCGGATGCACTTCGGTGTGACCCGGGTCCTGGTCGGTGACCTCAGCGCCGCCGGCCATCTCGACATACACGTCAACGGCGACGACGCCCTCGACCCCGACATCATCCTGCGAGTGATTGATGGACTTCGCGCGATTTCCTGA
- a CDS encoding ATP/GTP-binding protein, whose product MDFARFPDWPVSPAGGLTANSAAARYGNPSAPHPPTARGTATPPPPPYRPPATPQTTARPESAPPIPVKILVAGGFGVGKTTTVGSISEIVPLTTEAEMTTAAIGVDDPGGRSGKTTTTVAMDFGCVTIDRSLKLYLFGTPGQARFGFMWDDLARGALGALVVVDSARLDDCYPAIDFFERAGLPFVIGVNAFDGRLAHDLTSIRWALAIGDHVPMMQFDARDRLSVRDALLVVLDRALDRATRARGT is encoded by the coding sequence ATGGACTTCGCGCGATTTCCTGACTGGCCGGTGTCCCCGGCGGGCGGGCTCACGGCCAACAGTGCCGCCGCCCGGTACGGCAACCCGTCGGCGCCCCACCCACCCACCGCCCGGGGCACCGCCACACCGCCGCCACCGCCGTACCGCCCACCGGCAACGCCCCAGACCACAGCCCGGCCGGAGTCGGCGCCGCCGATCCCGGTGAAGATCCTCGTCGCCGGCGGCTTCGGGGTCGGCAAGACCACCACGGTCGGCTCGATCTCCGAAATCGTCCCGTTGACCACCGAGGCGGAGATGACCACCGCCGCGATCGGCGTCGACGACCCGGGCGGGCGTTCCGGGAAGACGACGACCACCGTGGCCATGGACTTCGGCTGCGTCACCATCGACCGCAGCCTGAAGCTGTACCTGTTCGGCACCCCCGGCCAGGCCCGGTTCGGATTCATGTGGGACGACCTGGCCCGGGGCGCACTCGGCGCGCTCGTCGTGGTGGACAGCGCCCGGCTGGACGACTGCTATCCGGCGATCGACTTCTTCGAGCGGGCCGGGCTGCCCTTCGTGATCGGAGTCAACGCGTTCGACGGACGGCTGGCGCACGACCTGACTTCGATCCGATGGGCGCTGGCGATCGGGGACCACGTGCCGATGATGCAGTTCGACGCCCGGGACCGGCTGTCGGTGCGGGACGCCCTGCTGGTCGTCCTGGACCGCGCACTGGACCGCGCCACCCGGGCGAGGGGGACCTGA
- a CDS encoding AAA family ATPase: MGESELTLTASLRPAALDARRGIVRVHPEVLTALGLRPGDPVRLAGRRVTAGIVAAAEPTASPGLLYADDLTLGNLGVRDGSQVTVGPAPVTAARRVVLTGPAQVVAAVSPEMLRLALLGKVVTAGDDVSLLPQDVLPDTSVRGLVEAVRHSLANRVGYAWTSTLLAVVAAEPGKAGEPGESESESESAMLVTMDTVVCWRHGPVTHGSTNAPTGGGAPAGTPTGWPAIPGAGGDVPSGGGPAAGGSATQPAAPGTGLTDPPRRAGAPTETGTAARDAPSVDELPGLRPQAEELTELLDLGFHHGEVLRRLGTEVSLGVLLDGPAGSGKSALVQAVAARVGARVRPIWAPELAALTNAAAVDRLRSAAAAARADGPAVLLVTDVEALAPAEAPGPVATVFRQVVAEAVAAGAAVVCTTGRPEAVDPALRAPDLLAVRITVPMPDAALRREQLGVLTRPMPLAEDVQLDEVAARTPGFVAADLVGLVREAGVRAALRQKAAKRPTVTMADFSAALEVVRPTTMAASTLELASVTLDDVGDLVEVKQALTESVLWPLTYPDTFARLGVQPPRGVLLYGPPGCGKTYLVTALAGSGRANVLSVKGPELLSKWVGDSERAVRELFRRAREAAPTLVFLDEVDALAPVRGQATDGGTTDRVVAALLTELDGVEALRNVVVVGATNRPDLVDPALLRPGRLERLVYVPPPDGPARAEILRAASRAVPLGPDVDLTALAEELAGFSAADCAALVREAALAAMRESLAAATVTAAHVATARARVRPSLDPAQVAWLAAYAAR; this comes from the coding sequence GTGGGGGAATCGGAGCTCACCTTGACCGCCAGCCTGCGCCCGGCGGCGCTGGACGCCCGGCGGGGCATCGTCCGGGTGCACCCGGAGGTGCTCACCGCGCTGGGGCTCCGTCCCGGCGACCCGGTCCGGCTGGCCGGCCGGCGGGTGACCGCCGGGATCGTCGCGGCGGCCGAGCCAACCGCCAGCCCCGGCCTGCTGTACGCCGACGACCTGACGCTGGGCAACCTCGGGGTACGCGACGGGAGCCAGGTGACGGTCGGCCCGGCCCCGGTCACCGCCGCCCGTCGGGTCGTGCTGACCGGCCCGGCCCAGGTGGTCGCGGCAGTCTCCCCGGAGATGCTCCGGCTCGCGCTGCTCGGCAAGGTGGTCACCGCCGGGGACGACGTCTCGCTGCTTCCGCAGGACGTGCTGCCGGACACGTCGGTGCGCGGCCTGGTCGAGGCGGTCCGGCACAGCCTCGCCAACCGGGTCGGCTACGCCTGGACGAGCACGCTGCTCGCCGTCGTCGCGGCCGAGCCCGGGAAGGCCGGGGAGCCCGGAGAGTCGGAGTCGGAGTCGGAGTCGGCGATGCTGGTCACCATGGACACGGTCGTCTGCTGGCGGCACGGCCCGGTCACCCACGGCTCGACGAACGCCCCGACCGGCGGTGGCGCGCCCGCCGGGACGCCCACCGGGTGGCCGGCGATTCCCGGCGCGGGCGGTGACGTCCCGTCGGGCGGCGGACCCGCCGCGGGTGGGTCGGCGACACAGCCCGCCGCCCCGGGCACCGGTCTGACCGATCCGCCCCGGCGAGCCGGCGCGCCGACGGAGACCGGTACCGCCGCCCGCGACGCGCCCTCGGTGGACGAGTTGCCCGGCCTCCGGCCGCAGGCCGAGGAGCTGACCGAGCTGCTCGACCTGGGCTTCCACCACGGCGAGGTGCTCCGCCGGCTCGGCACCGAGGTGTCCCTCGGTGTGCTGCTCGACGGGCCGGCCGGTTCCGGCAAGTCGGCCCTGGTCCAGGCGGTGGCCGCCCGGGTGGGGGCCCGGGTCCGGCCGATCTGGGCGCCCGAGCTGGCCGCGCTCACCAACGCGGCGGCGGTCGACCGGTTGCGTTCGGCCGCCGCCGCGGCACGCGCGGACGGGCCGGCGGTCCTGTTGGTCACCGACGTCGAGGCGCTCGCCCCGGCCGAGGCGCCCGGCCCGGTCGCCACCGTGTTCCGCCAGGTGGTCGCCGAGGCCGTGGCGGCCGGCGCGGCCGTGGTGTGCACGACCGGCCGCCCCGAGGCGGTCGACCCCGCCCTGCGCGCCCCGGACCTGCTCGCCGTGCGGATCACCGTGCCGATGCCGGACGCCGCCCTGCGGCGGGAACAGCTGGGGGTGCTGACCCGGCCGATGCCGCTCGCCGAGGACGTCCAGCTCGACGAGGTCGCCGCGCGGACCCCGGGCTTCGTCGCCGCCGACCTGGTTGGGCTGGTCCGCGAGGCCGGGGTCCGCGCGGCACTGCGGCAGAAGGCGGCGAAGCGTCCGACGGTGACGATGGCGGACTTCTCCGCCGCGCTGGAGGTGGTCCGGCCGACCACCATGGCGGCGTCCACCCTGGAGTTGGCGTCGGTCACCCTCGACGATGTCGGGGACCTGGTCGAGGTCAAGCAAGCGTTGACCGAGTCGGTGCTGTGGCCGCTTACGTACCCGGACACGTTCGCCCGGCTCGGTGTGCAGCCGCCGCGCGGGGTGCTGCTCTACGGGCCACCTGGGTGCGGCAAGACGTACCTGGTGACGGCGCTGGCCGGCTCCGGTCGGGCGAACGTGCTCTCGGTCAAGGGCCCGGAGCTGCTGTCGAAGTGGGTGGGCGACAGCGAGCGCGCGGTCCGCGAGCTGTTCCGGCGAGCCCGGGAGGCCGCACCGACGCTGGTGTTTCTCGACGAGGTGGACGCGCTCGCGCCGGTACGCGGGCAGGCCACCGACGGCGGCACCACCGATCGGGTGGTGGCCGCTCTGCTCACCGAGCTGGACGGGGTGGAGGCGCTGCGGAACGTGGTGGTGGTCGGCGCGACCAACCGGCCGGACCTGGTCGACCCCGCCCTGTTGCGCCCCGGCCGGTTGGAACGCCTGGTGTACGTCCCACCACCGGACGGGCCGGCCCGGGCGGAGATCCTGCGGGCCGCGTCCCGCGCGGTGCCGCTCGGGCCCGACGTGGACCTCACCGCGCTCGCCGAGGAACTGGCCGGCTTCTCGGCGGCGGACTGCGCGGCGCTGGTCCGGGAGGCGGCGCTCGCCGCGATGCGGGAGTCACTCGCCGCCGCCACGGTCACCGCGGCACACGTGGCGACGGCCCGTGCCCGCGTCCGCCCCTCCCTGGACCCGGCCCAGGTCGCCTGGCTCGCCGCGTACGCGGCGCGGTGA
- a CDS encoding GNAT family N-acetyltransferase has protein sequence MTSAVRLEPMSESNLESLLSVAAAEAEPGDVMPPVEAPAGWSHARREAFREFHRASFGGLAGRTRTQMYAILVGGEVVGMIRMTCCDDPGTVETGLWLGRSARGQGIGSAALRGLLNEAAAAGMRRVLATTTPHNSGAVSVLTQCGAKLREENGRTYAEICLDSAPPVR, from the coding sequence GTGACGAGTGCCGTGCGGTTGGAGCCGATGAGTGAGAGCAACCTGGAGTCGTTGCTCTCCGTAGCGGCTGCCGAGGCTGAGCCGGGCGACGTCATGCCGCCCGTCGAGGCCCCCGCCGGCTGGTCGCACGCGCGGCGGGAGGCGTTCCGGGAGTTCCATCGGGCCAGCTTCGGCGGGCTGGCCGGCCGGACCCGCACCCAGATGTACGCGATCCTCGTCGGCGGCGAGGTCGTCGGGATGATCCGGATGACGTGCTGTGACGATCCCGGCACGGTGGAGACCGGGCTGTGGCTGGGGCGCTCGGCCCGGGGGCAGGGGATCGGTTCGGCCGCGTTGCGTGGACTACTCAACGAGGCCGCCGCCGCCGGTATGCGGCGGGTGCTCGCGACCACCACCCCGCACAATTCCGGCGCGGTGTCCGTTCTTACCCAGTGCGGTGCGAAACTACGCGAGGAGAATGGCCGAACGTACGCCGAGATCTGTCTCGATTCGGCTCCCCCGGTGCGCTGA
- a CDS encoding DUF3263 domain-containing protein gives MPPDAVPTAAEPSGDGRAGGRTTGERAVPPPRPAPEVEMVPPEDDGGRGPEPAAGTADRLTERERGILDFEQQWWRHAGAKEQAIRDRFGLSATRYYQLLNALLDKPAALAAAPVLVGRLRRLRASRARNRRR, from the coding sequence ATGCCGCCTGACGCCGTCCCGACCGCCGCCGAGCCGTCCGGGGACGGCCGGGCCGGTGGCCGGACGACCGGCGAACGAGCTGTTCCCCCGCCCCGGCCCGCACCCGAGGTGGAGATGGTCCCGCCGGAGGACGACGGCGGGCGCGGTCCGGAGCCGGCCGCCGGGACGGCGGACCGGTTGACCGAGCGTGAGCGGGGCATCCTCGACTTCGAACAGCAGTGGTGGCGCCACGCCGGCGCCAAGGAACAGGCCATCCGGGACCGATTCGGCCTCTCGGCCACCCGTTACTACCAGCTGTTGAACGCACTGCTCGACAAGCCGGCCGCGCTGGCCGCCGCGCCGGTGCTGGTCGGCCGGCTGCGCCGGCTGCGCGCCTCCCGCGCCCGCAACCGCCGCCGCTGA
- a CDS encoding DeoR/GlpR family DNA-binding transcription regulator yields the protein MDRYARWNALLEMLTDSGRVGVEEAAERLDVSQATIRRDFDQLAQQQMITRTRGGAVANGVSYDLPLRYKTAKHSAEKQRIGAAAAALVAPGTVVGLNGGTTSTEVARALAVRPDLNTSADGAQLTVVTNALNIANELLVRSRMKVVVAGGVVRPKSFELVGPLGGALLREVTLDVALLGVDAIDPQLGAAAHHEGEAAMNNLMVARAKRVVIIADSSKLGGHAFARICPVDRVQTLVTDSGAASEVVDAFRAAGVQVISA from the coding sequence GTGGACCGGTACGCCAGATGGAACGCCCTGCTCGAAATGCTGACCGACAGCGGTCGGGTCGGCGTGGAGGAGGCCGCCGAGCGGCTGGACGTCTCCCAGGCCACCATCCGGCGGGACTTCGACCAGCTCGCCCAGCAGCAGATGATCACGCGGACCCGGGGTGGCGCGGTCGCCAACGGTGTCTCGTACGACCTGCCGCTGCGCTACAAGACCGCCAAGCACTCGGCCGAAAAGCAGCGGATCGGCGCCGCAGCCGCCGCCCTGGTGGCCCCCGGTACGGTGGTCGGCCTCAACGGCGGCACCACGAGCACCGAGGTGGCCCGGGCCCTGGCCGTCCGACCGGACCTGAACACCAGCGCCGACGGTGCCCAGCTCACCGTGGTGACCAACGCCCTGAACATCGCCAACGAGCTGCTGGTCCGATCGCGGATGAAGGTGGTGGTGGCCGGCGGTGTCGTGCGGCCCAAGTCCTTCGAGCTGGTCGGCCCGCTCGGCGGGGCCCTGCTGCGCGAGGTCACCCTGGACGTCGCCCTGCTCGGCGTGGACGCGATCGACCCCCAGCTCGGTGCCGCCGCTCACCACGAGGGTGAGGCCGCGATGAACAACCTGATGGTGGCGCGGGCCAAACGGGTCGTCATCATCGCGGACTCGTCCAAGTTGGGTGGTCACGCGTTCGCCCGGATCTGCCCGGTGGACCGGGTGCAGACGCTCGTCACCGATTCCGGGGCGGCGTCCGAGGTGGTCGATGCGTTCCGCGCCGCCGGGGTCCAGGTCATCAGCGCTTGA
- a CDS encoding sugar isomerase, with amino-acid sequence MSYVDAEIASQPDCWREAAQLAATVADRLPRPGERVAVVGCGTSWFMAMAYATRREHAGKGETDAFQASEFPAGRRYDRVIAITRSGTTTEVTDLLAALRGVLPTTVLVGDPVAPAVALADATVPLPFADERAVVQSRFATTALALLRAHLGDNVAALSADAEVAVRAPLPIDPARIEQVTFLGRGWTVGLAHEAALKCREAATFWAEAYPAMDYRHGPISVAAPGRLVWALGDLPDGLPEDVAATGAAFVHSRTHGYRSVIGTWAAGRTPLDPMADLILTQRFAVTLATSRGLDPDAPRHLSRSVVLA; translated from the coding sequence ATGTCGTACGTCGACGCGGAGATCGCGAGCCAGCCCGACTGCTGGCGAGAGGCGGCGCAGCTGGCCGCCACGGTGGCCGACCGGCTACCCCGGCCCGGGGAACGAGTCGCCGTCGTGGGGTGCGGCACGTCGTGGTTCATGGCGATGGCGTACGCGACCCGCCGCGAACACGCCGGCAAGGGCGAGACCGACGCCTTCCAGGCCAGCGAGTTCCCCGCCGGTCGCCGCTACGACCGGGTCATCGCGATCACCCGATCCGGCACCACCACCGAGGTCACCGACCTGCTCGCCGCGCTGCGCGGGGTGCTGCCCACCACCGTCCTGGTCGGTGACCCCGTGGCGCCCGCCGTCGCGCTGGCCGACGCCACGGTGCCCCTGCCCTTCGCCGACGAACGCGCCGTGGTGCAGAGCCGATTCGCGACCACGGCGCTGGCCCTGCTCCGGGCCCACCTCGGCGACAACGTGGCCGCGCTCTCCGCCGACGCGGAGGTGGCGGTGCGCGCCCCCCTGCCGATCGACCCGGCCCGCATCGAGCAGGTCACCTTCCTCGGCCGTGGCTGGACCGTCGGTCTGGCCCACGAGGCCGCGCTGAAGTGCCGCGAGGCCGCCACCTTCTGGGCCGAGGCGTACCCCGCCATGGACTACCGGCACGGCCCGATCTCGGTCGCCGCGCCGGGCCGGCTGGTCTGGGCGCTCGGTGACCTGCCCGACGGGCTACCGGAGGACGTCGCGGCCACCGGCGCCGCCTTCGTCCACAGCCGAACGCACGGGTACCGCAGCGTGATCGGCACGTGGGCCGCCGGCCGTACACCGCTGGACCCGATGGCCGACCTGATCCTGACGCAGCGCTTCGCCGTCACCCTCGCCACCAGCCGGGGTCTCGACCCGGACGCGCCCCGGCACCTGAGCCGCTCCGTGGTCCTGGCGTGA
- a CDS encoding ROK family protein, protein MSAGGEPAHTGGPGQREVVVALDVGGTGMKCALVRRDGTAVRPERHPTEAARGSAAVVETILDVAETLAGKARLDGLIPVAVGVAVPGVIDEARGVAVWSANVGFRDVPLRDLAEARLGLPVALGHDVRAGGLAEARLGAGRDVRHVLFVAVGTGIAAAHVVGRSAATGAHGAAGEIGHILVRPAGPICGCGRRGCLEAVASASAVARRYAELTAAAGGAGHGTTPDTPATGPGRHTGPAATGPAATGPATTGPPPVSAAEVAARARAGDPLAGQVWSEAVAALADGLATGQALFDVETIVLGGGLAQAGAQLLDPLRAALHDRMTFHREPRLVPAALGDEAGCLGAALLALDELEKR, encoded by the coding sequence GTGAGTGCGGGCGGCGAGCCCGCCCACACCGGAGGGCCCGGTCAGCGTGAGGTCGTCGTCGCGCTCGACGTCGGCGGCACCGGGATGAAGTGTGCCCTGGTCCGCCGGGACGGCACAGCCGTGCGCCCCGAGCGGCACCCGACGGAGGCCGCCCGGGGCTCGGCGGCCGTCGTCGAGACCATCCTGGACGTGGCCGAGACGTTGGCCGGCAAGGCCCGCTTGGACGGGCTCATCCCGGTCGCGGTTGGCGTCGCCGTCCCGGGCGTCATCGACGAGGCCCGTGGCGTGGCGGTCTGGTCGGCAAACGTCGGCTTCCGTGACGTACCCCTGCGGGACCTCGCCGAGGCCCGGCTCGGGCTACCGGTGGCGCTCGGCCACGACGTGCGCGCCGGGGGCCTCGCCGAGGCCCGGCTCGGCGCCGGCCGGGACGTCCGACACGTCCTCTTCGTCGCCGTCGGCACCGGAATCGCCGCCGCGCACGTGGTCGGGAGGTCGGCCGCTACCGGCGCACACGGTGCCGCCGGCGAGATCGGCCACATTCTGGTCCGCCCCGCCGGCCCCATCTGCGGCTGCGGCCGGCGGGGCTGCCTGGAGGCGGTCGCGTCGGCGTCGGCGGTGGCCCGCCGCTACGCCGAACTGACTGCGGCGGCCGGCGGCGCCGGCCACGGGACGACGCCCGACACCCCCGCCACCGGGCCGGGCCGCCACACCGGCCCTGCCGCCACCGGCCCTGCCGCCACCGGCCCTGCGACCACCGGCCCGCCGCCGGTGAGCGCGGCGGAGGTGGCGGCGCGGGCCCGTGCCGGTGACCCGCTGGCCGGCCAGGTCTGGTCGGAGGCGGTAGCGGCGCTCGCCGACGGCCTCGCCACCGGCCAGGCGCTCTTCGACGTGGAGACGATCGTGCTGGGCGGTGGTCTGGCGCAGGCCGGCGCCCAACTGCTCGACCCGCTGCGCGCCGCGCTGCACGACCGGATGACCTTCCACCGCGAGCCGCGTCTGGTCCCGGCGGCCCTCGGCGACGAGGCCGGCTGCCTCGGTGCCGCCCTGCTCGCCCTCGACGAACTGGAGAAGCGATGA